One genomic segment of Lampris incognitus isolate fLamInc1 chromosome 2, fLamInc1.hap2, whole genome shotgun sequence includes these proteins:
- the stk35 gene encoding serine/threonine-protein kinase 35 — protein MDLFYGKRRKMRRGEEEEEAEERKEKMEKKVLRSLTVEANGTPKNKTRRRQRPQQRQRDQEEEEEEEEEEERCFAVSLLKPQLVAPAAPRYSLLREVGRGSYGVVYEALARKTGVRVAVKKLRCGAPENVELALAEFWALTSLEENHDNVVQLEECVLERSGRAQKMSHGNKRNKLYLRLVETSLKGERVLGYPEEPCYLWFVMEFCDGGDLNQYILSRRPNPCTNQSFMRQLTRAVAFLHKNNIVHRDLKPDNILISHKSGSPVLKVADFGLSKVCAGLSCGGKDGGEYPAAGGRGHDQNSMINVNKFWLSSACGSDFYMAPEVWEGHYTAKADIFAMGIVIWAMIERITFIDADSKRELLGTYIRQGTEIVPVGEALLENPKMVLLIPQKTRSSMSEGVKKLLQDMLAVNPQDRPDAFQLEVRMDQVTCAA, from the exons ATGGATCTTTTCtacgggaagaggaggaagatgaggcggggggaggaggaggaggaggcggaggaaaggaaagagaagatggagaagaagGTGCTCCGGTCCCTCACCGTTGAGGCGAACGGGACCCCCAAGAACAAAACCCGCCGGCGGCAGCGgccgcagcagcggcagcgggaccaggaggaggaagaggaggaggaggaggaggaggagcgctgcTTCGCGGTGAGCCTCCTCAAGCCGCAGCTGGTGGCGCCGGCCGCTCCGCGCTACAGCCTGCTGCGGGAGGTGGGCAGGGGCAGCTACGGGGTGGTGTACGAGGCCCTGGCCCGGAAGACGGGAGTGCGGGTGGCGGTGAAGAAGCTGCGCTGCGGCGCTCCGGAGAACGTGGAGCTGGCCCTGGCGGAGTTCTGGGCCCTGACCAGCCTGGAGGAGAACCACGACAACGTGGTCCAGCTGGAGGAGTGCGTCCTGGAGAGGAGCGGCCGGGCGCAGAAGATGAGTCACGGGAACAAACGCAACAAGCTGTACCTGCGGCTGGTGGAGACCTCCCTCAAAG GTGAGCGTGTGCTGGGTTATCCGGAGGAGCCTTGCTATCTGTGGTTTGTCATGGAGTTCTGCGATGGCGGAGACCTCAACCAGTACATCTTATCACGCCGCCCGAATCCCTGCACCAACCAGAGCTTCATGCGCCAGCTCACACGTGCTGTGGCTTTTCTGCACAAGAACAACATTGTCCACCGAGATCTCAAGCCAGACAACATCCTCATTTCACACAAGTCTGGCTCCCCTGTTCTCAAAGTGGCCGACTTTGGCCTCAGTAAAGTCTGTGCCGGTCTGAGCTGTGGTGGGAAGGACGGCGGGGAGTACCCAGCAGCGGGCGGGAGAGGTCACGACCAGAACAGCATGATCAACGTCAACAAGTTCTGGTTGTCATCAGCCTGTGGCTCAGACTTCTACATGGCCCCCGAGGTGTGGGAAGGACACTACACAGCCAAGGCAGACATCTTTGCAATGGGCATTGTCATCTGGGCGATGATTGAGCGAATCACTTTCATCGATGCCGACTCAAAGCGTGAACTTCTTGGCACCTACATAAGGCAGGGCACGGAAATTGTGCCCGTCGGGGAGGCACTGTTGGAGAACCCTAAAATGGTTCTCCTCATCCCCCAGAAGACCAGGAGCTCCATGTCAGAAGGGGTGAAGAAGCTTCTCCAGGATATGCTGGCTGTCAACCCGCAGGACAGGCCAGACGCCTTCCAGTTGGAGGTGCGGATGGACCAAGTCACTTGTGCCGCGTGA